GTGGCGGCTAGGCCAACTGATGGTGCGCCAATCAGAGGACATCCGGCGCGTTCAAATGGTCCTGGTGGCCTCGACGGCGATTGAGCAGTTCGGTGGAACTGGGGATTTCGAACTGGCCGCCGGGGCGACCAGCTCACTGGCCTTATCTCAGCTGGACCAGGCTGGGTCAGTGACGGTGGTGGCAAATGGTGCCACGGTTAGGGCCAGGCCGGCCCTGCGCGGGACCGTCCTAGATCTGGTCGCTGGGCTGGTAGTCCGGCCGGCCGGCCAAGGCGGCGAAACGTTGGCCACAGCGGCGGCCCGGGCTCGCCGCGATGTGCCGGCAGTGACTTTGGCCATCTTGGTGACCGGGGTCAAGCAGACGCTGCCGGCCTTGCGAGCGGTAACTGGCTATTTGCCAGGCCAAGCCTGGGCGCTGGCGATACGCTGCCAGGTTGGTGCCGCCACCGAGGTCAGCCAGGTGGGCAGATTGGCTCTGGCCACGATCGGGTCGCTTGAAGCCCTGCCCAAGGCGCTGAGACAGCTGAGGGTTGTTGGATGAGGCGCCGCCACAGCCGGGACCAGCCGGCCGGAATTCGCCCGCCACCTGGGCCTGCTCTGGTTAAGTCTTGGAGGCAAGACGTCATCGTGATCACTTGCCTGGTGGCCGCTGCGCTGGCGCCGCTGGCGCCAGTTTTTGGCCTGGCTGGGCTGGCGGTTCCGGTTGCGACCGGACTGGTGGTGGGGGCCGGTCTGGCCCTGCTTGGGGTGCGGCTGGGCTGGTCGCCGGTGGTGGAGACAGCCGCCGGGCTGCTGGCCTACCTGGCGGTGGGTCAGCTGGTCCTGGCCGTTACCGGCGGCCAGGTCAACTGGCGCAAACCGCCTTGGGCCCTGGGCGATCTGATGCTGGGGCTGACCGCAGTTTGGAAGCGCCTGGTCACAGTAGAAATTCCGGTAGGCGGCGGCGATGGTTTTGTTTTGGCGCCGCTAATAATGGCCCTGGTGGCAGAGCTAGCGGCCCTGTCGTTGGCCTTGCGGCTGTCCGGGCGGCGGGCCGGGTGGGCCTTGCTGGTGCCAATGGTGACGCTGGGGCTCGCCTTGGTGCTTGGAGCCGGTCGATCGCTGGCCGCCTGGCCAATTGGTTTGGGCCTGGCCTTTGGGGCCTTGGCCTGGACGGCTTGGCGCGGTGGCAGTTTTGAGCCGCGGCGCTTCCAGGCGCTGGCATTATGCCTGGTGGTGGCTGCCGGTGCGGCCGATGCCGCCACCTGGGTGGGGCAGTTACGCCCGCGTCTGGTGGTGCGCCAGCTGATCGAGCCACCGTTCGACCCGGCCCAATACCCCAGCCCGCTGGCGGCCTACCGCCACTACGTCAAGGACCTCAAACAAAGCGAACTGCTGCGGGCCAACTCGCTGCCGGCCGGGGCCAACGTCACCTTGGCAGTAATGGACCGCTTTGACGGTGTCGTCTGGAATGTGGCTGGCTCCGGGCCCACCGGCTCGGGCCGCTTCCAGCGCATGGCCCAAAGCCGGCCGCTGGGCCCGGGTCAAGCGGCCACGGTCAGCCTGACTTCGGCTGGCCAAACCTCGGTTTGGCTCTATTCGGTGGGACAGCCCAGTTCGGTTTCCTTCACTGGACGCCAGCGGCAGCAGCTACGCCAGGACATCCGGGTCAACCGCACCACCGGCGGCCTGGTTCTGCCAGGCGGGGTGGCCAGGGGCACCAGCTACACCGTCAACTCAACTCTGGCAGCCCAACCCAGCCGGAGCCAGATCGCCAAAGCTGGTGCCCAGTCCGTGACGTTGCCGTCGGCGACTTCCGTGCCAGACTCGGTTCGTCTGACGGCGGCTGAGCTGACTTTGCCGGCCAACACGGCCGGTCAACAGGCCCTAGCTCTCGAACAATCCCTGCACGAGCGAGGCTATTTCTCGCACGGTCAGGCCGGAGAAGCTACTGGCGCAGCCGCCTCGCCGGCCGGTCACGGCGCCGCGCGGATCGACCAACTGCTGACCGGTCCAATCATGGTTGGCGATGCCGAACAATACGCCAGTGCCATGGCGCTAATGGCTCGCGAGCTCGGCCTGCCTGCCCGTGTCGCCATGGGTTTTGCGGCCAGTCAAAACAACGGCCCAAAGGCGGTGTTCACCGGCCAAGACATGACCGCCTGGGTTGAGATCGCCTTCGAGGAGCTGGGCTGGGTGGCCTTCTACCCCACACCAGAGAGCGACAAAACGCCAGATACGGCCCATGAGGAACCGCAGGTCGAGCCTCGGGCACAGATCGTCCAGCCGCCACCGGCCACCGCCAAACCGGCCGAGCCGCCGGACACTGACGCCGAGCAGGCGCCGCCGCCCAGTGGCCAGGCCGCCCCACCGGACAAGGCCAATCAGCTCCGGCCTTGGATGTTGGTTTCAGGTGGCGGGGCCAGCCTGATAGGCCTGATGGCAGGTCTGGGCGGGGCGGTAGCCCTGGTCAAGGCGGCTCGACGGCGAAGACGCGCCTGCACCGGTTCGCCCAATCGCCGCGTCGTGGCCGGTTGGGATGAGCTAGAAGACCACATCAGCGACTTGGGTCTGGCTCTGCCAACCAACGGCACCCGCATCGAAAAAGCGGCTGCCGTCGAGGGTCTGGCCCTCATAGACCGGTTGGGCAATGGGCAGCCCAGTCTGGCCGGGGCCGGCAGGGACTCTTTTCGCCGCAAAGGTGTGAGCAGCCCGCGGGACCAAATGGTGATTCTGGCCGCTCGCAGTGACCAAGCCGCCTTTGGTCCGGGCCATCTTAGTGAGACTCAGGCCCAAATGTTCTGGCACGGGCTGAGCCAACTCAAGAACCAGCTGTCACTGGGCTTCAGCCGGATGCGACGGCTTTGGGCCAAGGTCAGCCCGCGCTCTTTGCGCCACCGCCCCAACTCGTGAGGTTGAGCTCTGGCATAGCAGGACGGGGCGGCACGCCGTTGTGGCCTCGCGCCGTCTCTTGGGGCGATGCTCCGCATCGCCAAAGAGACATGCCCGGGGCCAATCCCTGACCCCAACCCCGCGCCGCCCCTTTGCCGTACTTCCGGGGTAGTGCATCTGCGTCGAGTTCGCGAGATTGAGGCTGGCCGGGCTGTCCAGGATCGAGATTGAGGCTGGCCGGGGTAACACCCCAGCGCCACCTGGGGTTTCGCCTATTCAGTGCCCGGCACAGGGTGAACTCGATCCAGGGGTACCCGGCACAGGGTGAACTCGATCCAGGGGTACCCGGCACAGGGTGAACTCGATCCAGTGGTGCCACTGACGCTGCGAGCGCGCCTCACGACCGGGAAAGTGGTACAGGCTTAGCTCACCTCAGGTAGGCAGAGCAACGATAACCGCGCTTGTATTCCCCCAAGGACATCTTGTAGACCAGCTTCCCCGCGCGGCCGGGAATCTGGGTAACGTCGGCATACGCGCCGTAGCCGCTTTGCGAGCAGGACCAAACAATGCTCCTGCTTGTGGGACATTCGTTTTTCACCCAAATGCCGACATTGGCCGAGTTGACGGCGTGCTGGGTCGTTGGTTTTGTGTGGCAAAGAGCCACCACAGCGTGGGCTTCGCTTGTTGGGGCAGTCACGCCCGCCACCAGCGAAAACCCCAGAGCCAAGGCAGCTGTGGCGATAGTGGCGACGAGGAGCTTTCGAATTCGGGCGGCGATTGGGAGCTTGTTCATGGCGGAGGTTCCTTCTTTTGCACGGGAGTTCGGCAGGGGCCGGAGTGATGAGGTAAGGGCCCAGTGCGCTTAGGCTACCACCGCCAGGCCCACCAGACCCGCGACTTGGCCGGGGCCGGCAGGGACTCTTTTCGCCGCAAAGGGGTGAGCAGCCTGCGGGACCAAATGGTGATTCTGGCCGCTCGCAGTGACCAAGCCGCCTTTGGTCCGGGTCAGCTTAGTGAGACTCAGGCCCAAATGTTCTGGCACGGGCTGAGCCAACTCAAAAACCAGCTGTCCTTGGGCTTCAGCCGGATGCGACGGCTTTGGGCCAAGGTCACCCCGCGCTCGCTCCGCCACCGCTCCAACTTGCGAGGTCGAGGCCAGCCGGGCTGCTCAGGATCGAGATTGAGGCTGGCCGGGCTGTCCAGGATCGAGATTGAGGCTGGCCGGGCTGCTCAGGATCGAGATTGAGGCTGGCCGGGCTGTCCAGGATCGAGATTGAGGCTGGCCGGGGTAACACCCCAGCGCCACCTGGGGTTTCGCCTAATCAGTGCCCGGCACAGGGCGAAGTCGATCCAGGGGTGCCCGGCACAGGGTGAACTCGATCCAGGGGTGCCCGGCACAGGGTGAAGTCGATTCAGTAGTGCCCGGCACAGGGCGAAGTCGATTCTGGGGTACCCGGTCGGCGTCACGGTGCAAAGAGGCTGACACACCACCAGGCGACGTCAAGGTTTGGACGAGACACTGCGGGTGGAGGTCGAAAACCGGCGGGCAGACGGTATCAGCTAGATAGCGCCGGGCTTGATGACAACCAACCGAGTTGGCGAGGCGCCCCGAACAGCGGCAACGTCGATGCGCCTGTCTAGGGTGACCAGGTATCCGTCATGTTGGACGGCCAAGCCGAGTAGGTACGCGTCGGTGACCTGCCCGGAGCTAAGCAGGTGGGCGTCATCGACAATGGAGGTGTCGGTGATGGTGATGGTGTCAGGGAAAAAGGTGTGCGTCGCATGGGAGGAGGCGTGCCGCAGGGTCTCCAGAGCGTCAGCTACGTTGACCGGCTGTGGATAGGACGAATGCGACACAATACGAACGAACCCGTTCTCGGTGATGGGGCAAGTGGCCCAGCCATTGTCAGCGTGGTCGCGGAACCAGCGGGCCGCCACGGCATGGAAAGTGTGGGCGGGGTCGAGCAGAGCGATCAAAACGTTGGTCTCGAGCAGGGCTGTCACAGGAACAACTCGTCCCTTAGGCGGTTGACATCAGCGTTCGTGACCGTGACGTCGCGGCGCGGCAACAGAACCAAACCCTGGTCGATCAGCCAATCATCGTCCTCGCTGATTGGCGTGCGCCGCTTCGACTTCAAGCCGTCGCGCGCCCAATCGGAGATCACCTCGCCGATGGTGCGCCCTTCAACGGCGGCGTGGTCACGGGCCGCCAGGAACACGTCCTGATGAATGGTCAGTGTTGTTCTCACGCATCAGATTCTAGCATCAGATGATGAACCGCGTTGAGACTCTCTTGGAAGCTTGGGGCCAGTCCAGGTACTGGCCTGGACTCGCGAGGTTGAGCTTTGGCATGGCAGCATAGGAATATGACGGCTCGAATCCTCGTAGTAGATGACGACCAGGCTCTGGCAGAGATGGTCGGCATTGTCTTGAGGGCCGAAGGCTACACCACCGAGCTGTGCGGCAACGGTCTAAAGGTGCAAGAGGCCGTGCGCCGGGGCAAACCAGATTTGGTTTTGTTGGATCTGATGTTGCCGGGCAAGGATGGTACGCAGGTCTGCAAGGAACTGCGCCGCTTCACCGGTGTGCCCATCATCATGGTGACCGCCCGGTCCGACACCCGCGATGTGGTTGAGGGGCTGGCGGCCGGCGCGGATGACTACATCCAAAAGCCGTTCAAACCAGCTGAATTGGTGGCCCGGGTCAAAGCCAGGCTGCGCCACCACACGGTGGCCGAGCCGCCATCAGGCGAGGAAATCAGAATTGGTGACGTGGTCATTGACCTGTCCGGTCACCAAGTCTCCAAAGCCGGCGAAGCGGTCGGACTAACGCCCCTGGAGTTCGACCTGCTGGTGGCGCTGGGGGCCAAACCGTGGCAGGTCTTTACCCGCGAAATGCTGCTGGAACTGGTTTGGGGTTACCGTGAACAGGCTGACCCCAGGCTGGTCAACGTTCACGTCCAGCGGCTTAGGGCTAAGGTCGAAGACGACCCGGAAAACCCTTCCGTGGTGGTCACCGTCAGAGGCGTTGGTTATAAGGCTGGCCCACCCCAGTGAGAACCATGGGCGACCTGATCCGCCCTTTCAGAAGATCGTTGAGGCTGAGGGTCTCGCTGACAGTGGTGGTGGTCTCCTCGGTCCTGCTGTTGGTGGTCGGCACGGTGCTGACCAACTCGATTAGGAGCGGCATTTTCGACACCCGGATGGCCGACATTCTGCGCGAAGCCGACCGGGCGGCCACTACAGCGCAACGCTATTTCGACGCCGGCGGTGCCGGTTCGCCCCTGACGGCTGAGACAGTTGCCCGTGACACGATCAGATCAGTTTCGACGGTTGGTTCTTCGGCTGTGGCTGTCTCTTTGTTGCCGCAGAACCCTGATGAAGCCGGCGCTGTTTCGGCCATTTTCACCGACCCTCAGTTGTGGGATGTGGCCAGTGACCAGCTTCGAGAGCAGGCCTCGACTACTGGCGAGCAGGTTTGGCAGTCAGTTGCCCTGCCGCAGGACTTTGGCGGCCTGGCACCTGGGGTGGCCGTGGCCAAGTCAGTCCGCCTGGCGGCCAACGGCTACGTCTTAGTGCTGGTCTACGACCTCTCGGCCGAGCAGACCATCATGAGCCTAATTGCCCGGATTGTTGGAATCGCCGCCGGCAGCGTGGTTGTGATCTTGGTGCTGGTGACGTTTTTGGCCACCAGGCAGGCGGTCAGACCGGTTAAGGACGCCGCGGCGGTGGCGTCGCGCCTGGCCGATGGCGCCTTGGGCGAGCGGATGCGCGTGCGGGGCCAGACCGAAATGGCCTCTTTGGCGGCCTCATTCAACGCCATGGCCCAGTCGATGCAGAGCCACATCGAAGACATGGAGAACCTGTCCAAACTCCAGCGACGTTTCGTGGCTGATGTCTCCCACGAACTGAGGACCCCTCTGGCC
The sequence above is drawn from the Micrococcales bacterium genome and encodes:
- a CDS encoding PIN domain-containing protein, whose protein sequence is MTALLETNVLIALLDPAHTFHAVAARWFRDHADNGWATCPITENGFVRIVSHSSYPQPVNVADALETLRHASSHATHTFFPDTITITDTSIVDDAHLLSSGQVTDAYLLGLAVQHDGYLVTLDRRIDVAAVRGASPTRLVVIKPGAI
- the mtrA gene encoding MtrAB system response regulator MtrA, with amino-acid sequence MTARILVVDDDQALAEMVGIVLRAEGYTTELCGNGLKVQEAVRRGKPDLVLLDLMLPGKDGTQVCKELRRFTGVPIIMVTARSDTRDVVEGLAAGADDYIQKPFKPAELVARVKARLRHHTVAEPPSGEEIRIGDVVIDLSGHQVSKAGEAVGLTPLEFDLLVALGAKPWQVFTREMLLELVWGYREQADPRLVNVHVQRLRAKVEDDPENPSVVVTVRGVGYKAGPPQ
- the mtrB gene encoding MtrAB system histidine kinase MtrB, with product MGDLIRPFRRSLRLRVSLTVVVVSSVLLLVVGTVLTNSIRSGIFDTRMADILREADRAATTAQRYFDAGGAGSPLTAETVARDTIRSVSTVGSSAVAVSLLPQNPDEAGAVSAIFTDPQLWDVASDQLREQASTTGEQVWQSVALPQDFGGLAPGVAVAKSVRLAANGYVLVLVYDLSAEQTIMSLIARIVGIAAGSVVVILVLVTFLATRQAVRPVKDAAAVASRLADGALGERMRVRGQTEMASLAASFNAMAQSMQSHIEDMENLSKLQRRFVADVSHELRTPLATIRMAGDLLYQARGSFEPEVGRSAELLASQLDRFEALLSDLLEISRIDAGTDSVDLEQEDMAQLVRSAKDNLEPLAKNNDTEIRVELPGETVMAQVDRRRIERIITNLVANAILHSGSDTVDVRLAATDNEVFVKVQDHGVGLTTDQLGHVFERFWRADPARSRATTGGTGLGLPIAQENAKVHGGRLDVQSQSGQGTAFTLVLPRAFEPQNEASNAANALAESGRNS